The Exiguobacterium aurantiacum DSM 6208 genome includes a window with the following:
- a CDS encoding VOC family protein: MNMHIDHTGIAVRDLDEAISFYTTVLQGKLVDRYTNTAVGVETEIAVIHVGDDVIELLLPTSPASPIARFMKARGKGVHHIAYRVDDLEQSMDTLKRDGITFLEETLRTTAKGRRLIYMDPRHSGGVIVELCDYPKIKQ, translated from the coding sequence ATGAATATGCACATTGATCATACTGGAATCGCTGTCCGGGATTTAGACGAGGCGATTTCATTTTACACGACAGTCCTACAAGGAAAGCTCGTTGACCGTTATACGAATACGGCGGTCGGCGTCGAAACGGAGATTGCCGTCATCCACGTCGGGGACGACGTGATTGAACTGCTGTTACCGACTAGTCCGGCGAGTCCCATCGCCCGCTTTATGAAGGCAAGGGGCAAAGGTGTCCACCATATCGCTTACCGGGTCGACGATTTAGAGCAATCAATGGACACGCTCAAGCGGGATGGCATCACATTTTTAGAAGAAACGCTTCGAACGACAGCGAAAGGACGGCGTCTGATCTATATGGACCCGCGCCATTCGGGCGGTGTCATCGTCGAACTGTGTGACTACCCAAAAATCAAGCAGTGA
- a CDS encoding NAD(P)/FAD-dependent oxidoreductase, which produces MKGQDIFDVTIIGGGPAGLYAAFYSGLRGMKTKLIEFQPHLGGKIHVYPEKMIWDVGGVTPTTGAKLIEQLVEQGLTFEPTVVLGEKVESMTKDHDGHFILDGTHGRHISKTVIVATGSGILQPQKIEISGAERFEVSNLHYTVKSLMRFKGKTVLISGGGNSAIDWANELEPIAERVILTHRKEALKGHESQVEKLRCGRVDCRLSTRIHDLISRDGQMIDAVELVDCVTGETEHVEVDEVVINHGYEQDATLLGDCELQVDMKDGYYVSGNARSESSVPGLYAAGDILTHEGKVHLIAGAFQDAANAVNSAKTFIDPDATKTAMVSSHNERLKSKNRAIIEQTIIKQ; this is translated from the coding sequence ATGAAGGGACAAGACATATTCGATGTGACGATTATCGGTGGAGGACCGGCCGGGCTATATGCCGCATTTTATAGCGGTCTGCGCGGTATGAAAACAAAATTGATTGAGTTTCAACCGCACCTCGGGGGAAAAATTCATGTCTATCCCGAAAAGATGATTTGGGATGTCGGGGGTGTGACGCCGACGACTGGGGCAAAACTGATTGAACAGCTGGTCGAGCAAGGGCTCACGTTCGAGCCGACCGTCGTCTTAGGGGAAAAAGTGGAGTCGATGACGAAAGATCATGACGGCCATTTCATTTTAGACGGCACGCATGGCCGTCACATCTCCAAGACGGTCATCGTCGCGACGGGAAGCGGGATCCTACAACCACAAAAGATTGAAATCAGCGGAGCCGAACGCTTCGAAGTGTCAAACCTTCATTACACGGTAAAGTCGCTTATGCGTTTCAAAGGCAAGACGGTGCTCATCTCCGGGGGCGGAAACAGCGCGATTGACTGGGCGAATGAGTTAGAGCCGATTGCTGAACGCGTCATTTTGACGCATCGGAAAGAGGCGTTGAAGGGACATGAGTCTCAAGTAGAGAAGTTGCGCTGCGGGCGCGTCGATTGTCGCTTGTCAACCCGCATTCACGACTTAATCTCACGGGATGGACAGATGATCGATGCGGTGGAGCTAGTAGATTGCGTCACAGGTGAGACCGAACACGTGGAAGTGGACGAAGTCGTCATTAACCACGGCTATGAACAAGACGCGACACTGTTAGGTGATTGCGAACTCCAGGTCGACATGAAGGACGGCTATTACGTGTCAGGCAATGCGCGAAGTGAGTCGTCTGTGCCGGGCTTGTATGCGGCAGGGGATATTTTGACGCATGAAGGAAAGGTTCATTTGATTGCCGGGGCGTTCCAAGACGCGGCGAACGCCGTGAACAGCGCGAAAACGTTCATCGATCCTGATGCGACCAAGACGGCGATGGTATCTTCACACAACGAACGGTTAAAATCGAAAAACCGGGCCATCATCGAACAGACGATAATCAAGCAGTGA
- a CDS encoding ABC transporter ATP-binding protein, whose protein sequence is MSRIHTTDIEVGYGDKTIVKQLSLTIPDRQITTIIGPNGCGKSTLLKAMTRILSPSKGSVHLDGADIAKCKTKDIAKKMAILPQTPEGASGLTVGELVAYGRFPYQSGFGRLTKRDHEVIDWALDVTGTLDYKDRSVDALSGGQRQRVWIAMALAQETDLIFLDEPTTYLDLAHQLEVLELLETLNREQGRTIVMVLHDLNQAARFADHIVAMKDGEVLATGSAEEVICPLVLRQVFHIDAIIGRDPRTEKPMCLTYHLIKEEAFVETAAPRPDLIHA, encoded by the coding sequence ATGTCACGCATACATACAACAGACATCGAGGTCGGTTATGGGGACAAAACGATCGTCAAACAGCTCAGTTTAACGATTCCGGACCGTCAAATCACGACCATTATCGGACCGAACGGTTGCGGCAAGTCGACGCTGTTGAAAGCGATGACGCGAATCCTCTCGCCTTCAAAGGGATCGGTCCATTTAGACGGTGCCGATATCGCCAAATGTAAAACGAAAGACATCGCTAAAAAGATGGCGATTTTACCGCAGACGCCTGAAGGCGCAAGCGGCTTGACCGTCGGCGAGCTCGTCGCCTATGGCCGCTTTCCTTACCAGTCCGGATTCGGCCGATTGACGAAGCGCGATCATGAGGTCATCGATTGGGCGCTCGACGTCACCGGGACGCTCGACTATAAAGACCGGAGCGTCGATGCCTTATCCGGCGGTCAACGCCAACGGGTATGGATCGCGATGGCACTCGCGCAAGAGACCGATTTGATTTTCCTGGACGAACCGACGACTTACCTCGACTTGGCCCATCAACTCGAGGTGCTCGAACTGCTCGAGACACTGAATCGCGAGCAAGGCCGTACGATCGTCATGGTCCTTCACGATTTGAATCAAGCCGCTCGTTTCGCTGATCACATCGTGGCGATGAAAGATGGCGAAGTGCTCGCGACGGGATCTGCCGAAGAAGTCATCTGTCCGCTCGTCTTGCGCCAAGTGTTCCACATCGATGCCATTATCGGTCGTGACCCACGCACCGAGAAACCGATGTGCCTGACGTATCATTTAATCAAAGAAGAAGCATTTGTCGAGACAGCGGCACCACGCCCAGATTTGATTCATGCTTGA
- a CDS encoding methyltransferase family protein: MDWLDGLFVVTSMAWLYELWRYRNRDDTKDGRSEHMSFYVVSFVMVIVFAGSLGYSVLTDLRQSVSLRLIGLACYIAGVALRYWGIAHLRHQFTRHVVVRPTDEIVSTGPYRFLRHPLYTGLLFITFGFSLYYSYVLFAVVGTIAMGAALLWRIHIEEKMLTAHFGEAYAVWSKSRKRLLPFIY, translated from the coding sequence ATGGATTGGCTCGATGGATTGTTCGTCGTCACCTCGATGGCTTGGCTTTATGAGCTATGGCGTTATCGCAATCGTGACGATACGAAAGACGGGCGGAGCGAACATATGAGTTTTTATGTCGTCTCGTTCGTCATGGTGATCGTGTTCGCAGGTTCGCTCGGTTACTCTGTATTGACGGACTTGCGTCAAAGCGTCTCTTTACGTTTGATCGGTCTTGCATGTTACATAGCCGGTGTCGCCCTCCGGTATTGGGGAATCGCTCATTTACGGCATCAGTTCACACGTCATGTCGTCGTCCGACCTACCGATGAGATTGTCAGCACAGGTCCATACCGGTTTTTACGGCACCCGCTCTACACAGGGCTATTGTTTATCACGTTCGGGTTCTCACTTTACTACAGTTACGTACTGTTCGCGGTAGTCGGAACGATTGCGATGGGGGCAGCACTGTTATGGCGCATCCACATCGAAGAGAAGATGTTGACCGCACATTTCGGCGAAGCTTACGCCGTATGGTCGAAGTCCCGGAAACGTTTGCTTCCGTTCATCTACTGA
- a CDS encoding DUF368 domain-containing protein: protein MEWKNILRGMAMGTSDLIPGVSGGTIAVILGIYDRLIEAISGVFSRHWKKHIGFLIPLAIGMGGAILGLSRVIEFLLLNYHAPTQFFFIGLILGIIPLLLFEFKSRATMRPIHIAAMIVGTILVASMAIIKPADTAVITDVTAGTAVLLFFSGWLGSMAMLFPGISGSFVLLLIGVYPTVISALSNLNVLVIGIVGLGVAVGFIVSSKVIRHLLANYPGMTFSVILGLVIGSLAVVFPGLPETTVMWGLSMVSFLAGFMIVRLLGKFSV, encoded by the coding sequence ATGGAATGGAAAAATATACTACGCGGCATGGCGATGGGGACGAGTGATTTGATCCCTGGCGTCAGCGGCGGCACGATTGCAGTCATTTTAGGGATTTATGACCGGTTGATTGAAGCGATTAGCGGTGTGTTTAGCCGGCACTGGAAAAAACATATCGGGTTCTTGATTCCGCTCGCCATCGGAATGGGCGGGGCGATTTTAGGGCTCAGCCGCGTCATCGAGTTTTTATTGCTGAACTACCATGCCCCGACGCAGTTTTTCTTTATCGGCTTGATTTTAGGGATCATCCCGCTCTTGTTGTTTGAATTCAAGTCGCGGGCAACGATGCGACCGATCCACATTGCCGCAATGATTGTGGGCACGATTCTCGTCGCGAGCATGGCCATCATCAAACCGGCGGACACGGCAGTCATCACCGATGTGACGGCGGGGACGGCGGTCCTCTTGTTCTTCTCGGGCTGGCTTGGCAGTATGGCGATGCTCTTTCCGGGTATTAGTGGGTCGTTCGTCTTGCTGTTGATCGGCGTCTATCCGACGGTCATTAGTGCGTTGTCGAATTTGAACGTGCTCGTCATCGGGATCGTAGGTCTCGGTGTCGCCGTAGGGTTTATCGTCAGCAGTAAAGTCATTCGCCATCTGCTCGCGAACTATCCGGGTATGACGTTTTCTGTCATCCTTGGCCTCGTCATCGGATCGCTCGCCGTCGTCTTCCCAGGTCTTCCGGAGACGACCGTCATGTGGGGATTGAGTATGGTCTCGTTCCTGGCTGGCTTCATGATCGTCCGATTGCTTGGGAAATTCTCAGTGTGA
- a CDS encoding GNAT family N-acetyltransferase, with protein MNIRQAKPTEATNVAPLVYAAIHDIAYTLTGTTEKEQVLERLAMWISRPANRLSYENIWVADVDHTIAGIIIAYPGEAAAALDEPIQRWLLQAGQIGQLDVETEGNVLYIDSVAVDTRFGGRGIGTNLIRHVIGHARASGIPVVTLNVDQSNPAAARLYERLGFQKEKEIDISGARFDYMALEV; from the coding sequence ATGAATATTCGACAAGCTAAACCAACAGAGGCAACAAACGTGGCCCCACTCGTCTATGCGGCCATCCATGACATCGCCTACACGCTTACCGGGACGACGGAGAAAGAGCAAGTACTCGAGCGGCTCGCCATGTGGATAAGCCGTCCAGCAAATCGTTTGAGTTATGAAAACATTTGGGTCGCAGACGTCGACCATACGATCGCAGGCATTATTATCGCGTATCCGGGAGAAGCGGCGGCTGCCCTGGATGAACCGATTCAACGTTGGTTGCTGCAAGCTGGCCAAATCGGACAACTCGATGTCGAGACAGAAGGGAACGTCTTATATATCGACTCGGTCGCGGTCGACACCCGTTTTGGCGGTCGCGGGATCGGGACGAACTTGATTCGACACGTCATCGGTCATGCCCGTGCATCCGGTATCCCGGTCGTCACATTGAACGTCGACCAGTCTAATCCGGCCGCGGCCCGACTGTACGAACGGCTCGGTTTTCAAAAAGAGAAAGAAATTGATATTTCAGGTGCTCGATTCGACTATATGGCGCTCGAAGTGTGA
- a CDS encoding sugar nucleotide-binding protein — MKAILTGMNGTVAPVVAATLQRHGIEPVAWDRNKVSTSNESEMRDFIESTRPDYFLHIGMGSVEWAETLARLCGEYRIPFLFTSTVSVFSDDVTGPITPDTPPDAKDEYGSYKRACEQAIARANPGAQIVRLGWQIGDNAGSNNMMDYLETEMEQKGVIIASTHWYPSCSFLEDTAEALFNILTKRGAGLYQLNGNTSHSLYDIASALAEHHDRPWRIEQADEPKRDNRMVDTNITIQPITKRLALHRK, encoded by the coding sequence ATGAAAGCTATTTTGACAGGCATGAACGGTACTGTCGCCCCCGTCGTGGCGGCAACGTTACAGCGCCACGGGATCGAACCCGTCGCGTGGGACCGAAACAAAGTATCTACATCGAACGAAAGCGAGATGCGTGATTTCATCGAATCGACCCGGCCCGATTACTTTCTCCATATCGGGATGGGCTCCGTCGAGTGGGCCGAAACGCTGGCAAGACTATGTGGCGAGTATAGAATCCCGTTCCTCTTCACAAGTACCGTCTCTGTCTTCTCGGATGATGTGACGGGTCCGATCACACCGGACACGCCACCTGACGCTAAAGACGAGTACGGATCTTACAAACGGGCGTGCGAGCAAGCCATCGCCCGTGCCAACCCTGGCGCCCAGATCGTCCGTCTCGGATGGCAAATCGGTGACAACGCCGGTTCAAACAATATGATGGACTATCTCGAGACCGAGATGGAACAAAAAGGCGTCATCATCGCGAGCACACATTGGTATCCTTCGTGTTCTTTCTTAGAAGACACGGCCGAGGCACTGTTCAACATCTTGACGAAACGAGGTGCCGGTCTGTATCAATTGAACGGGAATACGAGCCATTCGCTTTACGACATCGCCTCCGCCCTCGCCGAACATCATGATCGTCCTTGGCGCATCGAGCAGGCCGACGAACCGAAACGTGACAATCGCATGGTCGATACGAATATCACCATTCAACCGATCACAAAACGATTAGCGCTTCACAGAAAATGA